One Streptomyces sp. CG4 genomic window, CGATCACAAAGGTCACACCGAAGGCCAGGATGGCCGTAACGGCCGCCTGGACGCCGATGTTGAGCAGATTGTCGGTCGTGAGGAAGTCCCCGGACAGCGCCGACAGGGCGATGACCAGGACGATCAGCGCGGTGAGCGCGCCGTTGTCGAGGAGCAGCCGGCGCAGGCCGCCCGGGGCGCCATTCGCGCCCGCCCGGCTCCCCAGCGTGTCAGTGGCCACGGGAGGCCTCCTTCGCGGTGTTGTCGTCAGTGGTGGGAGTGGAGACGGCGAGCGCCATGACGGCGTCCTGCGTGGCGTCGGCCGCTCGCAGCTCGCCGGCGATCCGGCCCTGGGCCATGACCAGCACCCGGTCGCTCATACCGAGCACCTCCGGCAGATCGCTGGAGATCATGAGTACGGCGGCCCCGGCGGCGGTCAGCTCGTTGATCAACTGATAGATCTCGACCTTCGCGCCGACGTCGATCCCGCGCGTCGGCTCGTCGAGGATCAGCACCTTGGTGTCGGCCAGCAGCCACTTGCCGATGACGACCTTCTGCTGATTGCCACCGGACAGGGTCCGCACCTGCTGCCCCAGCCCGGCCATCCGCACGCCCAGCTGCGCGGCGATCCGCTCGGCGGCCGCGCGCTGGCTCCTGCGGTCGACGAGCCCGGCCCGGGTGGCGGCGCGCATCGTCACGAGCCCGAGGTTCTCCTCGACGGAGGCGCCGAGCACCAGCCCCTGACCCTTGCGGTCCTCGGGCACGAGCCCGATCCCGGCGGCCATGGCGGCGTTCACGTCATGCCGCTTGAGCCGCGTCCCGGAGACGGTGACGGCCCCGCCGTCGTACGGATCGGCTCCGAACACGGCCCGTACGACCTCGGTACGCCCGGCGCCCACCAGCCCGGCGATCCCGACGACCTCCCCGGCGTGCACCTCGAAGCTCACGTCATGGAACACCCCGTCCCGGGTGAGCCCCTCGACGGACAGCAACGCGGCGCCGCGGTCGGCCCGTTGCCGCGGATACTGCTGCTCGATGGACCGCCCGACCATGAGCCGTACGAGCTCGTCCTCGGGAGTCGACGCCGGGACCTGCCCGACGCTACGCCCGTCCCGGATGACGGTGACCCGGTCCCCCAGGGCGGCGATCTCCTCCAGATGATGGGTGATGAAGACGATCCCGACCCCGTCGGCGCGCAGTTGGCGCACGATGCCGAAGAGCTTCTCGACCTCCTCCGCGGTGAGCACGGCGGTCGGCTCGTCCATGATGAGCACGCGCGCGTCCAGGCTGAGCGCTTTGGCGATCTCGACCATCTGCAGTCGCGCGATGCCGAGTTCACGCACACGCGCGCGTGGGGACACGGCGACCCCCACCCGCTGCAGCAGCGCCTCGGCCTCGGCCTCCATCCGCTTCCGGTCGATCATCCCGAAGCGCCGGGGCTGCCGCCCGAGGAAGATGTTCTCGGCGACGGTCAGGTCCGGTACGAGGTTGAACTCCTGGTAGATGGTGGCGATCCCGAGCCGCTCGGCGTCCTGGGCGCCATGAATACGCACTTCGCGGCCGCCTGCCCAGATCCGCCCGGCATCGGGCGTATGGGC contains:
- a CDS encoding sugar ABC transporter ATP-binding protein, translated to MSDPDELLRIEGIRKTFPGVVALDGVDFDLRRGEVHVLLGENGAGKSTLIKMLSGAHTPDAGRIWAGGREVRIHGAQDAERLGIATIYQEFNLVPDLTVAENIFLGRQPRRFGMIDRKRMEAEAEALLQRVGVAVSPRARVRELGIARLQMVEIAKALSLDARVLIMDEPTAVLTAEEVEKLFGIVRQLRADGVGIVFITHHLEEIAALGDRVTVIRDGRSVGQVPASTPEDELVRLMVGRSIEQQYPRQRADRGAALLSVEGLTRDGVFHDVSFEVHAGEVVGIAGLVGAGRTEVVRAVFGADPYDGGAVTVSGTRLKRHDVNAAMAAGIGLVPEDRKGQGLVLGASVEENLGLVTMRAATRAGLVDRRSQRAAAERIAAQLGVRMAGLGQQVRTLSGGNQQKVVIGKWLLADTKVLILDEPTRGIDVGAKVEIYQLINELTAAGAAVLMISSDLPEVLGMSDRVLVMAQGRIAGELRAADATQDAVMALAVSTPTTDDNTAKEASRGH